The following DNA comes from Zingiber officinale cultivar Zhangliang unplaced genomic scaffold, Zo_v1.1 ctg134, whole genome shotgun sequence.
TGATTACTCACATTCACTTCGTTTTTCTTGTCAGGAATGGAAACATTTTGTCGTTTTTGGGCTTTTCCCTCTGTCCATCGGCGACGACAACTCTTAAAATTAGGGCTCGCGGCTCAGCTCGATCGCGATTTTCTTGATCGTCATCATCTTCACCTACCTCACTCTCGCTCCTCCTAGTTCGGTTCTTGGTTTTGCCGGCGCCAATCTTGGAAAGAATGGTTTAGGGTTTGGTTAAGCGTCGGAATCCGCCGCGGATCTGGTCGATAAGGCTAACCTGGAAGTAGGTTTAGAGGGGGGTCTTCAACGTGCTGGTTGGAAGAAGGATGGAGCCGAAGAACTGCCAGATGAGGCTTGAGGTTCCGGACGCCGCGTTGGAGTTAGTGCTGGGTTACATGGACGACCCGCTCGATAGGGAGGCGGTCTCGTTGGTATGCCAGCGGTGGTACAACATCGACGCCCGGTCGCGGAAGCAGGTGACGATTGCCATCTGTTACTCCACAAGCCCCGATCGGCTCCGCCGTAGGTTCCCCAACCTGGAGTCGCTAAAGCTCAAAGGCAAGCCCCGCGCTGCCATGTTCAACCTCATCCCAGAAGAGTGGGGTGGCTATGCTGGTCCGTGGGTTCGTGGCCTCGCCGAGTCCCTTAGTTGCCTCAAGTCCGTCCACTTTCGCCGTATGATCATTGAGGACGAGAACATTGATGTGCTGGTTAGGGCTAGAGGGGACAAGCTCAAGTCGATTAAGATTGACAAGTGCTCAGGATTCTCAACAAACGGCCTCATGACCATTGCCCGTTCTTGCAAGTAACCATTTACTTCACTTGAATGAACTGTTCTTAATTGCTTCTTTTAATCTTTGCTCCTTTTGGCCTATCTTTTCTTGCTATATAATTTTTTGGCTATCactgagagtttttttttttttttgaatgaacTGTTTTTTTTCTCACTGAGGGTTAAAGGTATggtattttgtaaaataaatatcACCAAGGACAAATTTaaccttattttttttgtttattctaaAAACTTGAACTTATGAAAACTTCTTGACTAAAGCAATTTAGTATAAGGATCCAATAATGCCTCCTGTACTCTTCATTCCTATACTTgctgcaaatttttttttttttgttgtgaaAAGAGCCCCTCCAAATGGTTTAGTGAAGATGTCAACCTTTTGTCCATTGGTCCTGTAATATTCAACGTGAACAACACTTTCATTCACAAGCTCCCTTAAGAAATCGTGTCAAATTCAGATAGATTTTGTTTGTCCATGAAGAACTAAatccttcaaaattaaaattgttgAAATGTTGTCATAGAATAGGATTGTTGAACCTTCTTAAACATGCTTGAGATTCTCCAAAATATTATGCAACTAAAGTAAATGATATCTTAAAAAAATTGTATTTAGCTTCTATGATAGAGAGTGCAATAGTAGGTTGGTTTTTTGAATCATACTATTGCTCCACTTGCAAGATTAAAAACACAATTCACACTAAGCTAAAGTTTCTCAGTGACAGGGTAGACAACGATATTAAGTGGCACATTGCCTAATAGAAAGCATCATAGCCAAGAGTCTTTTCACATATCAAAGAATTCTTTTTTGTTGCCTCCCAATGGTTAGAGAATGGTTTTTTTGGGTAAAACTATGCTTACTAAACTTACAACACACATAATGTCTATTAAGTATAATAAGTTTCCAACCAAACTTTAAAACATGATTGAGTTAATCAACTTCCCTTCAATGTTTGTTTCAATTTCAATCCTGTAATAAGCATTCTCCAttctatataaatattttaaatctctTTTGCATAACTCTTTTGAGCGATGAGAATTCCATACTTGGATCTAAGAACTTTAATTCCAAGGAAATGGTGTAATTCATCCAAATCAATCCTCTCGAATTGAGAGTTTTAAATCATTTAGTATCTTCAAATCATTACTAAAATAAGATCAACACAAGGACTTACAAAAGGTAACAAGGTGAAGATTATTCAAGATTGAAAATAAATTCAGATTGGTGCATTCATAATGAAAGGTAACAATGTGAGGAATATTCAAGATTGGCATGCAGATAATAAattgaagatttaatttttattgtgtGGTAATtagcatttttttattttagtaatATAGAAGAATAATTATAATCCCAATTAAAATTAGTAGatttttatttagaatatttatCTTCACATTTGTTGTAGAATTgagtctataaaaaaaaaaataaaactcctttatttttatcatctTTGCAATAatataattttcaatttaatttctcCATGTGAGATTTACCTATtggtgaaataattttttttcactttATCAATTTTGTACCAAGATCTCGAGTGGTTCAATTTCGATAATGTCTATTCCCTTTAATGCATGTTCTTTGTGGAAGTTAAGAGGATTTGATTCAAAGTCACACATTTTGACTTGCTTAAAAATCAATGGCATAGTTGTGTATGTTTTTGTTACTGTTCTTCAGTCATATTTGGAATTACAAATGGGTTGGAATCATGGTGTACAAATGTTTGCTACTCGTAGATTGTAAAGATCAGTGTAATTATTTAGCCACTATGTACAAGTaacaattaaacaaacaaaatatacaaaaAGTTGGCAGACCTAAGCATATTTCATTTGGTACAGctaatttgattaattatctGGTGAAAGGAATCCAAGGCTTCTTTTACAATGCAAATCACTACAACTTTGATTAATTTGCTCTCTCCTATAATGATTTTCCTATAAGTTTATCTGTTTCAGCCTATCCATGAATACTGGTTCTCACTTGTAACATGCAGAAACATGACAACATTATTCTTGGAAGAAAGCTCAATTGCTGACAATAATAGTAATGACAATAGATGGATTCGAGTTCTTGCTCTTAACAACTGTGTGTTGGAGGCGTTGAACTTTTACATGACAGAACTCAAAGTTACACCGCAAGACCTTGAGCTACTTGCCAGGAATTGCAAATCATTATCTTCTTTGAAAATCAGTGAATGTGATATCTCTTTTCTAATCCATTTTTTCCAAGAAGCAACGTTACTAGAAGAATTTGGTGGGGGATCATTTAATGATCAGGTTGGAGAGATCAACATGTATCAAACAGTTAGATTTCCTCCAAAGCTGTGTTGCGTTGGCCTTATGTATATGGGTACAAATGAAATGCACTTATTATTTCCATTTGCTACTTCGCTCAAGAAGCTGGACTTGCAGTATACATTTCTCCAGACTGAGGATCACTGTCAGCTGATCCAACGCTGTCCAAATTTAGAGGTTCTAGAGGTAAAGGCTGTCTGTCTATAATCTTTCATTGTGATTCACCCATGCACTTGTCCGTTATCCAAAACTCTAATTTACAATCTTAACTGATATCAGGTTAGGGATGTGATTGGAGATAGAGGGTTAGAAGTCGTGGCCCAGACATGTAAGAAACTGAAAAGACTCAGAATTGAGCGAGGTGATGATGAACAAGGCCTGGAGGACGAGCAGGGTCGAGTCACACAAGTTGGTCTATCCATGCTAGCTCAAGGATGTCCTGAGCTAGAGTACTTGGCAGTATATGTCTCTGATATAACAAATGCAGCCCTTGAAGCTCTCGGCACTTTCAGCAAAAACCTCTGTGATTTCCGGCTTGTTCTGCTTgacagagaaaagaaaataacagATCTACCGCTTGATAATGGTGTCCGGTCTCTGCTCAGAGGTTGCACAAAGCTCAAGAGGTTTGCTCTCTACCTTAGACCCGGTGGACTGTCGGATTTAGGTCTTGCTTATATTGGAGAGTACAGCGGCAATGTCCGCTGGATACTGATGGGCAATGTTGGTGATTCTGACATCGGATTGCTGAGGTTTTCGAGAGGATGCCCGCGCTTGCAAAAGCTTGAgctaaggagctgttgtttcagCGAGCGTGCTTTGGCTATTGCAGCTCAGCAACTGCCTTCTTTGAGGTACTTGTGGGTGCAAGGGTACGGGGCATCTCAGAATGGCGCTAGTTTTTTGTCAATGGCACATCGGTTCTGGAATATAGAATTAATTCCTCCAAGCCAGGATACTGCTTCCGATGAAGTGGAAGATAGGCGTGGAGAAGCGCAGATACTTGCCTACTACTCCCTAGTCGGTCGGAGAAATGATTGCCCAGAATCTGTGATCCCACTCCTGGCATGAATTGATTGTACGTACTTAAgcttttattttttgtttctgtTCAGTTGTCATATTTCCCCCCTCTTTCCCTTTGATCTTTGTATTGGTCGCGAGGGAAATACATGCATCTCATCTCAGCATAACAATTTGGGTAGTTAATCTGATGTTCTACTTTCTTTGACCTTCACTTTTGTTTGATCCGAAGAATTAAATGCAACTGCATCCACCTTTACACTAGTAAGTTCCATAACGAAGGACAAGTTCGGTTTGATCGTCCGCATATGAATGGTCAAGTTTCcttgaagaagaggaaaggaTCACAGGAGCAGAACATGGATTCAGAGCATAGTCATGGTCGTGCTGCTGGCTTAGTGGGTTGGATTTGGCATCTTCGCAAGGGCTGTGGCGGCGCGCATGTCGTGCTGTATACATGCGCAAGCGATTACTTGCCATGCCATCTAATGGCACCGGGTGGGAAAGCACCGAATGCGTGGACGTCTAAAGACGATGGGTAtgaaggagtgatgagattttgGACGGATGAGAGTGGGTGCATATGGATGTTGGATGAATACTACTTTTTATGATTGAATTTTAGATGTCTATATGTTCTCATATACGCATTCAGTTCGTAAGGACTATTTTTAACTAGTGCATATGAATCTTGTATGTCTTTTAACTTGATGAGCTTAATTTGACTATTTTTACATAGTGCATATGAATCTTATATATATCGAGGGCGCTGAGATGAGCCTATTCATCTTTTATCATCTTGTCGAACTTTTTAACTTGATGAGCTAATCATAGAGATTGAATGCTCGagtgttaatggagttaatgcACAAGGGCATGATGTGTGATTTGAGGTGTGATCTTGATTAAGCCTAGTAACCAAACAATGTAGAGAAAGCTGGTCTATTGGGGCAATTGGTTAAAAATGTCATTTGATACAAGTGTTAAATAATTATCAACCACAAAACTACTCGTATAGAAATATCTGAAACCTTTAAAATGCTTATCAATTACGAAGAGTAATTTTTTTTCATTAGTGAGTCACGGAAACATATTGAGCGACCTTACAACCTCACAGGTATAAAAGCAGGAGGCGAAGGTTTGCTGCCTAGACTTGATAAACAGTTCACAAGACTATGAAATACTTCAACGACCAAGTCCCATGCTACCTGTTAAACTAAACTGCCACAACCAAAAGAGGCAAAGAACAGACTCCTGGATTATTTTTACCGTCGCGAACTAGATACATGAACAGCAGCAACTCTCTGACAGATCTGTCACAATAAAGAGTACAAGACATTACAATATGTGATATTAACCAAAGCAGTATGGAGGTACTAAACCTCAAGATATCTTCAAAAAAGTCCCATTATTATAATGGTGATAAAGGTTCTAACTCAGACCTTATCTACTTATGCATGATTCTGAATTTGAGACAAGCAGAGATAACCTCCAAGTGACAGATTCACAGATAATTTTTGGCTTCCATCACTTAGATTACCTTCCTCCTTGCATGCAGTGTGGTTGATTTGCTTTTGCCTTTGATCTAAAATTAGCAGCATCACACTCTAAATTGACTAAAAGGAGAATGGATGGCTCCCTAATGATACGAAAGGAACCTTCTGTACCCCCTAATTGGTATGAAGAGGAAGATATTATTCCTTCACCATGTGAAAGTTTGTGCTTGAACATTAGAAGGAAGCTAGGAAGAGAGAAAACCTCTCTCAAGCGACCCACACAATACACAAACCATATTTCTAAAGCCTTGATAAAGGTTGGTATGAGCCAACTTGAGCCATACCCACAGCTAAATAACCTTGCTTTCTCTCAGAGTACAGCACAAGAAGTTCCATTGGGGTTCAACCCTTCACACAACAATGTGCTACCATAACAAGTATGAATAGTACACCACATAACATAAACTGATAAGCGATATACTTCCAAGCAATAATAGAATGATAGCAGTAGTTCCCTATTGTAGGCATGGATTAAGGCGGTTAAAGAAGTCAAAGCCGACCACACTCGTTGCTCCCAGCCTGGATTTAGCTATCAACTAATTCTTCACTGAGACACATTACCAAACCcaagtgtgtgtgtatatatatatatataaaccaaaGTAACTCCTGATTAAAAAGGAAGGCCGCCAATTAGCATCTTGTCAAAATCCTGACTAACTTTCACAAgtagaaatcattttcaaaacatgaaaaaaaaaacctaaaggACAGAGAACAACATGGGTAATGTTTAAAGAAGGCAAAACTAAGGGAGGGGCAGCACTTTCTTCTGCAGTCTGAAACAATATAGTCAACAATATAACGACAAAGCTCAGTCCAGATGTAGTGGTAACAACTAAGCATAGAAGACACAAAAGAAtaaaatcacatcaaaatataaattaatttttgttcCAGATCATTTGCACATGAGAAATAGTAATGAGCTAAAATGATGGCAAATATTTTgcaagtatcaaatagaaggaAATGGATGAAGGAAAAACCCATAGTTCAAAGTACCTTCTTTAAATATTGAGTGAGAGCATACTCATTGAGTTGGTACTTTAATAGTACAGAGAACCTGATAAATGAGTTAAACAGAAATCCAATTTAATAGTGGATTTTTGAATGCAAGAGATTCAAGACAACGCCAATTCACTTGAAGAATACCTTGCCACCATTCACCACGATTGGCAGCATCAGAGTCATTTGGATTCTCCCCATTGCCATCTTTATACTGAGACAATTCAAAGGCAAAGATTCATGTCGTCACAACATTGTCCTTCCTAATTTTTGCAATTTAGTGCGTCACTTACAGTTTTTGGTGATCCAGAAACTTGAGTGGATGCTGAACTGTCATAGAAATCACGACCACCATAGTGCACAGAAGAGCTAAAATAGGCAGATTCTTCGTATGGATTTGGAGCTACAGGTTCTCCATCTTTGTTCCGCATCATTTGTTTCTTAGCTGGATTGCTCTGAGATTTACCACCTACAGAAGGATAATTTGATAAATCGTCTTTCAACCTAAATTCTAATCCATCAGAAATTCAGAACCAAACAAATCCTCATGAAACCTTGTGTCATGGAATTAAGACTTCAGCGTCGCTTAAATGATAGGAAGATGATAGTGTGATCTCAAAGATTTTACTTGAACAGTTCCAAGATACAAAGTTCAATTAAACTGATCGAAAGCCCTAATTGAAATGAAGGACTAGAACAAGCCTACTCATTCAACGACCTGGTGCTACGCCCTGAGCGTTCCCAGCCTGTCCATCCATCTTTGGCTTGCTCAACGTCCAGTACAAGTCGCTCTGTGAAGAATCTTTACCCACCACCTACAACGCCATTTCGGAagtcacaaggaaaaaaaatacattttGAAGATTCAACGACAGAGAAAAGGGAATCAAAATGACGAGAAAGCGACACGACCATCGAATGATCGACATGCAAGAATCTAATTTCAAAACCCTAAAATTTAATCCAAATTCCGCGCTCCCCCAaccaaccaatcaatcaatcaatccacGAAATCAAAAAGGGAAAACCTTGACGTACCGCGGACGCAGGGGGGAAGACGGTGCTAAAGTAGCCAGGCGACGAGGAGGACTCAACATCCTTACCCGCGGGGAAGAGCTCGTCGGCGACCGACCATGAAGACGGCTTCTTTCCTCCACCTTCCATCCGATCTTCACCCTAATATTGTCGCTACGATGCGTGCCCCCTCCGGATCGACCGAGCAGAGGTATAAATAGACAGGGGAGGAACACGTGAAGAGAGCCGATAAGGTTTTAAAGCGAAGTGGGGAAGGAGATGCAATGGCGGCGGCACTGCTGCTGCTTCGATCAGGCGCTGTGTCGGCCTCAAAGCCGCCCAGGTGGCCGCATTAATACCCTACTCGATCCTTCAATCTCTCTGCGAGGAAATCTTTGCCGATCTCTTTCCATGTCGATCTATCCATGACTAATTAGAAAGGAATGGATTTCGATCGTGATccgattttatatttttgatctcCGTCCTTATTTATTATATTCATTCTTATTCCatcacatttttaatttttatttccatttttaTATCCATGAAAAATCAGATATCCATTCTCTTACCATAAAACGTCATTATTCCATAAAAACATAATAAattaatatcatattaaaaatatataattaaataaaatagacCTACTCCTAATTTAACCATATTCAAAAtaattaataagttttaaaatataaatacagAACCTTCTCTCAAATTAGTAGGAAATTAATATCACTATGATTAATCTCAgtgttttgaaattaaattacatttaaatgaaaaaaaaaccaattgctttgattatttttttagaaccctaaaaagttttttttcccaaaataaaatattgaaatcaCAAGAGGTTATTTATTATTGAATTTTAGTTCTATAGATTAACATTatttcaaatctaaatttaataaagttttGACTTggtttgattatttaaattttatgaaaTCTATGTATTTGCAAAAtcgtaaattattatattttaatttgcATGATCAATTTCTTAAAATATTGTATAGGAAAGCATTGCAAAAAAAGATAATGCATTTCAGTAATAAAATTCTTTATACAGTGTCCATTTAATTTGTTTTATTGTTGGtaagatatttaaatttgaaCATTTTGAATAAATGCAATTTACTTTTACTTTATttgatcatttaatttaattaaaacattTAAAATGATGGACCCAGAATTGTTATTGGTTAATGATAAGGGCCCCACAGTTCTACTCCGCATCACTCTCCGAGATGTTAACAACGGGCAAATGGAAACAGTCgagaaagtctagttaaaaaggtCAAAAACAGCGAGAAAAGGCGAAGAAGAATACGAACATACTCGAGAAAATTGATTAGATTTCGGCGTTGCGGCAGAGGCGACGACGTGAGCGAGGGTTTCCCGTTTAGGGTTTCGAATCTCGTTTCCAGGCGAGGTTGTCGATGCACGCCGGAGCTTTCCGGCTTCGCTCTAGGGGTTCGAGGCGCGCACGCGAGGTGGGGGGAGATGCATACGGACGCGCGGGTGGGGGTTGTGGTGGAGGacagcagacagagagctctctCGTCTGGCCACGGAGGTGGTGGTGTTGGTGATGGGAAGCAAATGTACTCCACGCAGCAGAAGAGCCAAACACCGAAGCAGCGCTTGCAGCACCAGCCGCAGATCGGAACGGCGGAGCACCTTATAGCTGGTGGCGTCGCTGGTGCTGTCAGCAAGACGTGTACGGCTCCTCTTGCTCGCCTTACTATTCTTTTCCAGGTATCCTTATTCTTCGCCTCCTCTAGCCTTTGAATTGAAAGAAATTATTCTTCATTCTTTTTACGTTCTCATGGTCTATTGATCCTTGGAATTTTCTTCTATTGGAACCCTCCTGCAACTCGCAAATACTTGGCGTTAATTACTTTCTGTTCTAGGATTCGAAGAAGCTTTATAGAATATATTATAAGCTGGGTTTTGGGGGGCGACAATGGAATCTGACGTTTCAATTTTTCCACCTATAATAGATTGATTAGCATAAATAATCATTGTCTCTGAGAACTCATAACATTGAAATTGTATTTTGTTGCCGCTACATACTTGTCAGCATAAAGAATTGCAAAAATATAGTTAATCCAGAGCTTCATTGAAGTTTTATCAGGAGCATTATTAACACAAGTACCACTTTGGAAGCTTAAAACACAACTTGGTATCCTAAAAGGGAGTTTGGCAGGCGCATCTGTTTTTGTTGCTTATACTGTTTTAGAGATTTTAGCCATTCGATGACTTTCTCCCTTTATCATGTATCACTGAATTTGGTTCGAGCTATTAAGTAATTGATCTATGATATcaactagatttttaaaaatagtgtATTCTTTGAATTAATTTGCATTTATTTAGATAATTATCTAACTTACAAAGTCAATGTGTGTACTCCAATTTTTAATTTGGAGTGCAAAGATGCTGTCActtcattttcttttttatatGTCATGGCTTTTATTATGGGTTGCCACATTTAGGTCCAAGGAATGCACGCTGATGTAGCCACTCTGAAGAATGCAAGCATATGGAGGGAGGCTTCTCGAATTGTTTCTGAAGAAGGTCTTCGAGCATTTTGGAAAGGGAATTTGGTGACAATTGCTCACCGTTTACCATattcttctctaaatttttatacTTATGAGCGATACAAGGGTGTAAGTTGGAAATTTCAATAGAGATAGTATGTTAATTTTCTATAGCATCAGTCTTGTATTTCTATTctctaaattaattatttttgcaGTTGTTGCAAATGATTCCTGGGTTAGATAAGCGTAGAGATAATGTTGCTGCAGATGTTTGTGTAAGATTGTTTGCTGGTGGTTTGGCTGGAATAACAGCTGCGTCAGCTACATATCCATTGGATCTTGTGAGGACACGTCTTGCAGCTCAGGTAACAGCatacttttttttatataataacaagcggtATTCTATCTTTTACTCTTTATGGATAACAAAATCTTATTTGAAGCTCTTAACTTTGACATATCCAAAATTTAAAAGCATATAG
Coding sequences within:
- the LOC122036201 gene encoding mitochondrial substrate carrier family protein B-like isoform X1, translated to MHTDARVGVVVEDSRQRALSSGHGGGGVGDGKQMYSTQQKSQTPKQRLQHQPQIGTAEHLIAGGVAGAVSKTCTAPLARLTILFQVQGMHADVATLKNASIWREASRIVSEEGLRAFWKGNLVTIAHRLPYSSLNFYTYERYKGLLQMIPGLDKRRDNVAADVCVRLFAGGLAGITAASATYPLDLVRTRLAAQTRTMYYRGMSHALYTICRDEGMRGLYKGIGATLLGVGPSIAISFSVYETLRSCWQVERPHDSPVLVSLACGSLSGIASSTATFPLDLVRRRMQLEGAGGRAHVYTSGLIGTFRHIVRIEGIRGLYRGILPEYFKVVPSVGIVFMTYETLKMILSRRSTAE
- the LOC122036202 gene encoding uncharacterized protein LOC122036202, whose amino-acid sequence is MEGGGKKPSSWSVADELFPAGKDVESSSSPGYFSTVFPPASAVVGKDSSQSDLYWTLSKPKMDGQAGNAQGVAPGGKSQSNPAKKQMMRNKDGEPVAPNPYEESAYFSSSVHYGGRDFYDSSASTQVSGSPKTYKDGNGENPNDSDAANRGEWWQGSLYY
- the LOC122036201 gene encoding mitochondrial adenine nucleotide transporter ADNT1-like isoform X2, coding for MHTDARVGVVVEDSRQRALSSGHGGGGVGDGKQMYSTQQKSQTPKQRLQHQPQIGTAEHLIAGGVAGAVSKTCTAPLARLTILFQVQGMHADVATLKNASIWREASRIVSEEGLRAFWKGNLVTIAHRLPYSSLNFYTYERYKGLLQMIPGLDKRRDNVAADVCVRLFAGGLAGITAASATYPLDLVRTRLAAQTRTMYYRGMSHALYTICRDEGMRGLYKGIGATLLGVGPSIAISFSVYETLRSCWQVERPHDSPVLVSLACGSLSGIASSTVSSIVYALHSVHF
- the LOC122036174 gene encoding coronatine-insensitive protein homolog 1a-like, which encodes MEPKNCQMRLEVPDAALELVLGYMDDPLDREAVSLVCQRWYNIDARSRKQVTIAICYSTSPDRLRRRFPNLESLKLKGKPRAAMFNLIPEEWGGYAGPWVRGLAESLSCLKSVHFRRMIIEDENIDVLVRARGDKLKSIKIDKCSGFSTNGLMTIARSCKNMTTLFLEESSIADNNSNDNRWIRVLALNNCVLEALNFYMTELKVTPQDLELLARNCKSLSSLKISECDISFLIHFFQEATLLEEFGGGSFNDQVGEINMYQTVRFPPKLCCVGLMYMGTNEMHLLFPFATSLKKLDLQYTFLQTEDHCQLIQRCPNLEVLEVRDVIGDRGLEVVAQTCKKLKRLRIERGDDEQGLEDEQGRVTQVGLSMLAQGCPELEYLAVYVSDITNAALEALGTFSKNLCDFRLVLLDREKKITDLPLDNGVRSLLRGCTKLKRFALYLRPGGLSDLGLAYIGEYSGNVRWILMGNVGDSDIGLLRFSRGCPRLQKLELRSCCFSERALAIAAQQLPSLRYLWVQGYGASQNGASFLSMAHRFWNIELIPPSQDTASDEVEDRRGEAQILAYYSLVGRRNDCPESVIPLLA